In one Cherax quadricarinatus isolate ZL_2023a chromosome 100, ASM3850222v1, whole genome shotgun sequence genomic region, the following are encoded:
- the LOC128704690 gene encoding large ribosomal subunit protein eL15 isoform X1 — MGFLVFFFVLEVLHGCWGLARFKMGAYKYMQEIYRKKQSDVMRFLLRVRAWQYRHLNKLHRAPRPSRPEKARRLGYKAKIGYVIYRIRVRRGGRKRPVPKGATYGKPKSHGVNQLKPTRNLQSLAEERTGRRLGGLRVLNSYWVAQDSTFKYFEVILVDTRHNSIRKDASKNWLCKPTQKHREMRGKTSAGRKHRGLGRGYRYSQTKGGSRRAAWLRRNTLSLRRKR; from the exons ATGGggtttttggtgtttttttttgtgcttgagGTGTTACACGGGTGTTGGG GTCTCGCCCGCTTCAAGATGGGCGCATATAAATACATGCAGGAGATTTACAGGAAGAAGCAGAGTGATGTTATGCGCTTCTTATTGCGCGTGCGTGCCTGGCAGTATCGGCACTTAAACAAGCTACACCGTGCTCCCAGACCCTCTCGTCCTGAGAAGGCCCGTAGGCTTGGCTACAAGGCTAAAATTG GCTATGTGATTTATCGCATTCGTGTTCGTCGTGGTGGTCGCAAGCGCCCAGTGCCCAAGGGTGCCACATATGGTAAGCCCAAGAGCCATGGTGTGAATCAGCTGAAGCCAACCCGCAACTTGCAGTCTCTAGCTGAG GAACGAACTGGGCGAAGACTTGGTGGTCTGCGTGTGCTGAACAGCTACTGGGTTGCCCAAGACTCTACATTCAAATATTTTGAAGTGATTTTGGTTGACACTCGTCATAATTCCATTCGGAAGGATGCTTCAAAGAACTGGTTGTGCAAGCCTACACAAAAGCACAGAGAAATGCGTGGAAAGACTTCGGCAGGCCGCAAGCACCGTGGTCTGGGACGTGGTTACCGCTACTCTCAGACGAAGGGAGGATCACGTCGTGCTGCCTGGTTGAGGCGCAATACTTTGTCTTTGCGCAGAAAGCGTTAA
- the LOC128704690 gene encoding large ribosomal subunit protein eL15 isoform X2 has protein sequence MGAYKYMQEIYRKKQSDVMRFLLRVRAWQYRHLNKLHRAPRPSRPEKARRLGYKAKIGYVIYRIRVRRGGRKRPVPKGATYGKPKSHGVNQLKPTRNLQSLAEERTGRRLGGLRVLNSYWVAQDSTFKYFEVILVDTRHNSIRKDASKNWLCKPTQKHREMRGKTSAGRKHRGLGRGYRYSQTKGGSRRAAWLRRNTLSLRRKR, from the exons ATGGGCGCATATAAATACATGCAGGAGATTTACAGGAAGAAGCAGAGTGATGTTATGCGCTTCTTATTGCGCGTGCGTGCCTGGCAGTATCGGCACTTAAACAAGCTACACCGTGCTCCCAGACCCTCTCGTCCTGAGAAGGCCCGTAGGCTTGGCTACAAGGCTAAAATTG GCTATGTGATTTATCGCATTCGTGTTCGTCGTGGTGGTCGCAAGCGCCCAGTGCCCAAGGGTGCCACATATGGTAAGCCCAAGAGCCATGGTGTGAATCAGCTGAAGCCAACCCGCAACTTGCAGTCTCTAGCTGAG GAACGAACTGGGCGAAGACTTGGTGGTCTGCGTGTGCTGAACAGCTACTGGGTTGCCCAAGACTCTACATTCAAATATTTTGAAGTGATTTTGGTTGACACTCGTCATAATTCCATTCGGAAGGATGCTTCAAAGAACTGGTTGTGCAAGCCTACACAAAAGCACAGAGAAATGCGTGGAAAGACTTCGGCAGGCCGCAAGCACCGTGGTCTGGGACGTGGTTACCGCTACTCTCAGACGAAGGGAGGATCACGTCGTGCTGCCTGGTTGAGGCGCAATACTTTGTCTTTGCGCAGAAAGCGTTAA